One Candidatus Krumholzibacteriia bacterium genomic window carries:
- a CDS encoding dienelactone hydrolase family protein, with the protein MKTLALVILVGLLAQAAHGAVKIEPVEYKQGDSALKGVIVYDDAVTGKRPGVMVVHEWWGLNDYARMRAKMLAELGYVAFAIDMFGEGKTTEHPQEAGEWSSALAANQEMATARFMAAYDLLKKNPRVNPEHVAAIGYCMGGSVVLRMALNGADLDAVASFHGGLFPEPAPGPVKASILVCHGAADGFMPDDVVQQFQKNLAESGADYEFISFGGAKHSFTNPGADERGIPGLEYNAAADRRSWAALKEFLAEAFK; encoded by the coding sequence ATGAAAACACTCGCACTTGTGATCCTGGTGGGGCTCCTGGCCCAGGCCGCGCACGGCGCGGTCAAGATAGAACCCGTTGAGTACAAGCAGGGGGATTCCGCGCTCAAGGGAGTTATCGTCTACGACGACGCCGTCACGGGCAAGCGGCCCGGCGTCATGGTGGTGCACGAGTGGTGGGGTTTGAACGACTACGCGCGCATGCGCGCGAAGATGCTTGCCGAGTTGGGCTATGTGGCCTTCGCCATCGACATGTTCGGAGAGGGCAAGACCACCGAGCACCCGCAGGAAGCGGGCGAGTGGTCGAGCGCGCTGGCGGCCAATCAGGAGATGGCGACGGCTCGTTTCATGGCCGCCTACGATCTCCTCAAGAAGAACCCGCGCGTAAATCCGGAACACGTGGCCGCCATCGGCTACTGCATGGGCGGCTCGGTGGTGCTGCGTATGGCGCTCAACGGCGCGGATCTCGACGCCGTCGCGAGCTTTCACGGCGGGCTCTTTCCCGAGCCGGCCCCCGGCCCTGTGAAGGCGAGCATCCTGGTGTGCCACGGCGCAGCCGATGGATTCATGCCCGATGATGTCGTCCAGCAGTTCCAGAAGAACCTGGCCGAGTCCGGCGCCGACTACGAATTCATTTCCTTCGGCGGCGCCAAGCACTCCTTCACCAATCCAGGCGCGGACGAGCGTGGGATCCCCGGCCTCGAGTACAACGCGGCCGCCGACCGTCGCTCCTGGGCGGCGTTGAAGGAGTTCCTCGCGGAGGCCTTCAAGTAG
- a CDS encoding cupin domain-containing protein, with product MAGSRSKQLILALQLEPHPEGGFYREVFRSPAVVKPGDGRGTRAALSAIYFLLGEGGTSRWHSVRSDEQWTFLEGDPLELLVIDRATFGVTVHRLGASSGGDITTAVVPGGAWQAARALGTHALVTCTVGPGFDFADFAFMADDAAAAARLRGEAPDLVRLL from the coding sequence ATGGCGGGGTCGCGCAGCAAACAGTTGATCCTGGCGCTCCAGTTGGAACCCCACCCCGAAGGTGGATTCTACCGGGAGGTGTTTCGTTCGCCGGCGGTGGTGAAACCGGGTGACGGGCGTGGAACGCGCGCGGCGCTGAGCGCCATCTACTTCCTGCTCGGTGAGGGTGGCACCAGCCGGTGGCACTCGGTGCGCTCCGACGAGCAGTGGACGTTTCTCGAGGGGGATCCGCTGGAACTGCTGGTGATCGACCGCGCCACGTTCGGCGTGACCGTGCACCGGTTGGGCGCGTCCTCCGGCGGAGATATCACCACAGCGGTGGTTCCGGGAGGTGCGTGGCAGGCGGCGCGCGCGCTGGGAACCCACGCACTGGTGACGTGCACGGTGGGCCCCGGCTTCGACTTTGCCGATTTTGCGTTCATGGCGGATGACGCCGCCGCCGCGGCCCGGCTGCGCGGCGAGGCGCCCGACCTGGTGCGCCTGCTATGA
- a CDS encoding META domain-containing protein: MMRRSTVFAMLLLTLLAGCERHETEKAAPPANATGAPTLDELKNATYSGIDALAEHVTLVDGLWQGEPFVVGGVARPRLYYARDFRLTGDLDGDGNDEAVALVGYSGGGTGELLYVTVMRREAGATDCVGAALLGDRVKIRDARVTDGRIVIDVLQVGPGDPVCCPGDLVTRVWQLTADGLVEVRTTPTGRLDVSVLAGVVWVLKWWSWDEPAPAEPEVSAVFEGIRVSGFAGCQAYSAGFRDADFPGEVHVLAVVADEGSCIGTAAEVQSRFLALFGAVQRYSFMNGMLLLEYKADGRTGTMLFERRPLSVPPQSE, encoded by the coding sequence ATGATGAGACGATCAACCGTTTTTGCAATGCTGTTGTTGACGCTGCTGGCCGGTTGCGAGCGGCACGAAACCGAGAAGGCCGCGCCTCCCGCCAACGCGACGGGTGCGCCCACCCTGGATGAACTGAAGAATGCCACCTACTCCGGCATCGACGCACTCGCTGAACACGTCACACTGGTGGATGGACTCTGGCAGGGGGAGCCTTTTGTGGTGGGCGGCGTAGCGCGGCCGCGTCTGTACTACGCGCGCGATTTTCGCCTCACCGGAGATCTCGACGGTGACGGGAACGATGAGGCGGTGGCGCTGGTGGGTTACAGCGGCGGCGGGACCGGTGAATTGCTCTACGTAACGGTGATGCGGCGGGAAGCCGGGGCAACGGACTGCGTCGGCGCGGCGTTGCTGGGTGACCGGGTGAAGATTCGGGACGCACGTGTAACCGATGGGCGCATCGTGATCGATGTTCTGCAGGTCGGACCCGGCGATCCTGTGTGCTGCCCGGGCGACCTGGTCACGCGCGTGTGGCAGCTGACGGCGGATGGACTGGTGGAGGTGAGAACCACGCCGACCGGACGGCTCGACGTATCCGTGCTGGCCGGGGTGGTGTGGGTGCTCAAGTGGTGGAGCTGGGATGAGCCCGCGCCGGCGGAGCCGGAGGTCAGCGCGGTTTTCGAGGGCATTCGCGTTTCGGGCTTCGCCGGGTGTCAGGCCTACTCGGCGGGTTTCCGGGATGCCGATTTCCCCGGCGAGGTCCATGTGCTGGCCGTCGTGGCGGACGAAGGGTCGTGCATTGGCACGGCCGCCGAGGTGCAGTCGCGCTTTCTGGCATTGTTTGGCGCCGTGCAACGCTACTCCTTCATGAACGGGATGCTGCTGCTCGAGTACAAGGCGGACGGCCGGACGGGAACCATGCTGTTCGAACGCCGGCCACTTTCCGTGCCACCGCAATCTGAATGA
- a CDS encoding glycosyltransferase, with amino-acid sequence MRVLFVNSIQMWGGAEVWLMDVMHGLAARGHTVTLACRPGTILEKNARAEGLDVVPVAMRSDFDPVVVANMVRLMRARDIDVISTNMDKELRFSGLAARLAGRIAVVPSREVDYPLKNKLRYRFTYNHLADHILANSAATKRSLLMNAPWLSPDRIEVIYKGIDPAPYLDGPQDGMALRAELGIADDAPVVGFVGQIIERKGIPDLVWSIPRVVEQLPGVRFLFVGKGMLVEFLLEKTRELGVERNVVHAGFRRDIPAVMKAIDLLVLPSVVEGFGYVLVEAMAAAKPVVATDVSSIPEIVQHDETGILVDVHNADQLAAAVLSVLRAPDRGRAMGERGRSVMLEKFTLQRMIDRIEAAFLATRARKRGGIDSH; translated from the coding sequence TTGCGCGTTCTCTTTGTCAATTCGATTCAGATGTGGGGGGGCGCCGAGGTGTGGCTCATGGACGTCATGCACGGCCTTGCCGCCCGCGGCCACACGGTGACGCTCGCCTGCAGACCCGGAACCATCCTGGAAAAGAACGCGCGCGCCGAGGGATTGGACGTGGTGCCGGTTGCGATGCGCAGCGATTTCGACCCGGTGGTGGTCGCAAACATGGTCCGGCTCATGCGCGCCCGGGACATCGACGTGATCTCCACCAACATGGACAAGGAGTTGCGCTTCTCCGGCCTGGCCGCCCGCCTGGCGGGCCGGATTGCGGTGGTGCCATCGCGCGAGGTCGACTATCCCCTCAAGAACAAGCTGCGTTATCGATTCACCTACAACCATCTGGCGGATCACATTCTGGCCAACTCCGCAGCCACCAAGCGTTCGCTGCTCATGAACGCGCCGTGGTTGAGCCCGGATCGCATCGAGGTCATATACAAGGGAATCGACCCGGCGCCATACCTGGACGGGCCACAGGACGGGATGGCGTTGCGCGCGGAACTGGGCATTGCGGACGACGCACCGGTGGTGGGGTTCGTGGGGCAGATCATCGAACGCAAAGGAATCCCCGATCTGGTGTGGAGCATCCCGCGTGTGGTCGAGCAGCTGCCAGGCGTCCGCTTTCTCTTTGTCGGCAAGGGCATGCTGGTGGAGTTCCTGCTGGAGAAGACGCGCGAACTCGGCGTCGAGCGCAACGTGGTTCACGCCGGGTTTCGCAGGGACATCCCCGCGGTCATGAAGGCGATCGACCTGCTGGTGTTGCCGTCGGTGGTGGAGGGATTCGGTTACGTGCTGGTGGAGGCGATGGCGGCGGCGAAGCCGGTGGTTGCCACCGACGTGAGCAGCATTCCCGAAATCGTCCAGCACGACGAGACCGGCATACTGGTGGATGTACACAACGCCGATCAACTGGCAGCGGCCGTGCTCAGCGTGCTCCGCGCCCCGGACCGGGGGCGCGCCATGGGCGAACGCGGCCGCAGCGTCATGCTGGAAAAGTTCACCCTGCAGAGAATGATCGACCGTATCGAAGCGGCTTTTCTTGCCACCCGGGCGCGCAAGCGCGGCGGGATTGATTCACACTGA